The sequence CGGGACACGGCACACGCAATGCGCAGTACGCAATACGCACCAGCATCGAAGGGTAACGGCGAGTTGCGAGTCACGTCGTTCGGGAGCGGTAGCAGCGGGAACGCCCTGCTGATCCAGACGGAGGGTCCTGCGGGCACCACGAGCGTGCTGATCGATGCAGGCATCCCAGTGCGCCGCCTGCGTGCCGGGCTGGCCGCCGCCGGCGTCCCTGACGACGGGCTCGACGCCATCCTGGTCTCCCACGAGCACCACGACCACATCAGTGCACTGCCGCGGCTGGTCCGCTACCAGCGCTGTCCGATCTTCGCCACCAGCGGCACGATGCGCGCCCTGGATATCGCACCGTCAGACCGATGGGAGCGGTTAGTGCCTGAGCACTCCTGCCGGATCGGCTCGCTGACTATCACCCCGATTTCTGTCCCCCACGATGCGGCCGAGCCGGTAGGGTTCTACGTCGATGACGGCACCGTGCGAGCCGCGATCTTCACCGACCTGGGCAGCACTGCCGCCCTGGTCCGCGACCCCGTCGCGCAGGCGCACCTGGTCATCCTGGAAGCAAACTACGACGTGGAGATGCTCGAGCGCGGTCCCTACCCTGCCCGGCTGAAGCGCCGTATCCGGAGCGGCCACGGCCACCTCAGCAACGCCGAGTGCGGCGACTTCCTGGCTGACACCCTCGGGTCCACAACAGTGGACATCTGGCTGGCGCACCTCTCGGAGAACAACAACCGGCCGAAGCTGGCCGAACAGACAGTGGTCCAGCGGCTCGGCACCGGTCTGGGCGGTCCGCGAGTTCAACCGATGCCACGACACCGCCCGTTCGTCTGGGACGCGCCCAGCGCACTACAGCGGCCGCGGCAGCTCGGTTTCCTGCTCCCCTAGGGCTGTCCGCCCGTCCCGCGATGACTAGTCGGCGGCGTGCGCCTCCTGGCCGCGGAACTGCATCGTATAGAGCTTGTAGTAGGCCCCGCGACGCTCGAGCAGCTCGGCGTGGTTGCCCATCTCGACGATCCGGCCCTGATCCAGAACCACCACCCTCGACGCCTGCTTCACCGTGGACAGTCGGTGGGCGATCATGATCGCCGTGCGGCCTTCCAGGAGGGTCCGCAGCGCTCGCTGGATCTGCAGCTCCGTCGTCGTGTCCACGCTCGACGTCGCTTCGTCGAGGATGATGATCCGCGGGTCGGCGAGGAGCGCGCGAGCGAACGCGATGAGCTGGCGCTGCCCAACCGACAGCGTCGCGCCCCGTTCGTGCACCGGTGTGTCGTAACCCTGGGGCAGACGCACGATGAAGTCGTGGGCGCCGACCGCCCGTGCCGCTGCCTCGATCTCGTCATCGGTCGCGTCGGGCCGGCCGTAGGCGATGTTCTCGCGCACGGTGCCGTCGAACAGGAAGGTGTCCTGCAGCACGATTCCGAGTTGCGACCGGAGCGACCGTTGGGTGACGTCACGCACGTCGTACCCGTCGATGCGCACGCTCCCCTCCCAAACGTCGTAGAAGCGTGCCAGAAGGTTGATCATCGAACTCTTGCCGGCCCCGGTCTCGCCCACCAGCGCGATTGACTCACCCGGTGCCACGTGAAGGTCGATGCCGTGCAGCACAGGTGTCGACTCGTAGCCAAAGACGACGTGGTCGTAGTCGATGGCGCCACGCACGCGCGGTAGCTCCACGGCGTCTGGTGCGTCTTCCACCTCTGGCTGCACGTCCTCCAGATCGAAGATCCGCTCGCCCGCCACCATCGCCGCCTGCATGACGTTGTAGCGCTGGCTAAGGTCACTGATCGGCTCGTAGAAGCGGGAGATGTAGGCCACGAACGTGAACAGCTCCCCGATCGTGAAGGCGGAACCACCCAGGACGATCCGCCCACCGACATAGAGCACGAGCGCGGTCGCAAGCGCCTGCGACACCTGCACCACCGGGAAGAGGATGGCCGACAGGCGGGCGGCCCACAGGCTCGCGTCCAGGTTCTCCTGGTTGACTGACCGGAAACGCTCCATGTTCCGGAGTTCGCGGGCGAAGGCCTGGACCACGCGCATGCCAGCGATGCTCTCGGCCAGGTTCGCGTTCACCCGGGCGATGGCGATCCGGGTTGCACGGTAAGCCGCGATGGCGCGCCGGCGCCACCAGATCACCGTCACGATCAGTAGCGGCATCACGGCGAGCGTCAGGAGCGCCAGGCGCCAGTTCGTGGCCAGCATCACGGCCACGATGCCGAACAGGATGACCAGGTCCATCAGGATCCCGACCAGCCCGTCGGTGAAGAGGTCGTTGATCACGCTGACGTCGTTCTGCACCCGGGACATGATCGACCCGACGCCCCGCTTGTCGATGTAGCGGATACTCAGGCGCTGCAGGTGCGCGAAGAGGCTCGACCGGAGGTCATACACAAGGCGCTGGCCGACCCAGGAGGTCAGATAGAGCTGCCCGGCATAGGTGGCGAAACGCAGGCCGATGACGACCACGAAGACGAGCGCGAGCAGGTTCAGGGCAGGCATCCCGGTGCGACCGGCGAACGTGCGGCCCGAACCCGGGTTGATTACGTCAAGGCCGAGCCCGAAGAGGTAGGGCAGGGCGAGATCGGCACCCGCCGCGGCGAGCATGCAGGCGACCGTCAGCGCCAGTCGCCACCGGTAAGGCGTGACCCGGCTGAGCAACCGGCGCGCGACCCGGCTGTCGTAAGCCTTGCCAAGGAGATCGTCGGCGTTCCCGCTA is a genomic window of Sphaerobacter thermophilus DSM 20745 containing:
- a CDS encoding MBL fold metallo-hydrolase, which gives rise to MRSTQYAPASKGNGELRVTSFGSGSSGNALLIQTEGPAGTTSVLIDAGIPVRRLRAGLAAAGVPDDGLDAILVSHEHHDHISALPRLVRYQRCPIFATSGTMRALDIAPSDRWERLVPEHSCRIGSLTITPISVPHDAAEPVGFYVDDGTVRAAIFTDLGSTAALVRDPVAQAHLVILEANYDVEMLERGPYPARLKRRIRSGHGHLSNAECGDFLADTLGSTTVDIWLAHLSENNNRPKLAEQTVVQRLGTGLGGPRVQPMPRHRPFVWDAPSALQRPRQLGFLLP
- a CDS encoding ABC transporter ATP-binding protein, producing MWHFSGNADDLLGKAYDSRVARRLLSRVTPYRWRLALTVACMLAAAGADLALPYLFGLGLDVINPGSGRTFAGRTGMPALNLLALVFVVVIGLRFATYAGQLYLTSWVGQRLVYDLRSSLFAHLQRLSIRYIDKRGVGSIMSRVQNDVSVINDLFTDGLVGILMDLVILFGIVAVMLATNWRLALLTLAVMPLLIVTVIWWRRRAIAAYRATRIAIARVNANLAESIAGMRVVQAFARELRNMERFRSVNQENLDASLWAARLSAILFPVVQVSQALATALVLYVGGRIVLGGSAFTIGELFTFVAYISRFYEPISDLSQRYNVMQAAMVAGERIFDLEDVQPEVEDAPDAVELPRVRGAIDYDHVVFGYESTPVLHGIDLHVAPGESIALVGETGAGKSSMINLLARFYDVWEGSVRIDGYDVRDVTQRSLRSQLGIVLQDTFLFDGTVRENIAYGRPDATDDEIEAAARAVGAHDFIVRLPQGYDTPVHERGATLSVGQRQLIAFARALLADPRIIILDEATSSVDTTTELQIQRALRTLLEGRTAIMIAHRLSTVKQASRVVVLDQGRIVEMGNHAELLERRGAYYKLYTMQFRGQEAHAAD